The [Limnothrix rosea] IAM M-220 genome has a segment encoding these proteins:
- a CDS encoding aminotransferase class IV, producing MGYWFAGHWFEGTDLTLSVTDPSFLFGATIFTTLRVFEGDLQSPLSHWPAHCDRLHNTIKQLNWPQPNWQAIKMGATKVAEFYPVVRITLLHDGRELIIGRQLPTELVTKQQRGIQAWLAADGIYRRSLADFKTGNYLGAWQALQGAIAQGAGEAILIGVHGDWLETATGNLWGFDGEQWCTPPAQGLLPGVMRAHLMSQLQHTGQSIVEIPWTSEHLKQFEAIAYSNSVVGVIPLTNIKNSSLPYVCDPDHAAVRALQKLSGYSKSL from the coding sequence ATGGGCTATTGGTTTGCAGGCCATTGGTTTGAGGGGACAGATCTGACGCTTTCGGTCACTGACCCAAGCTTTTTATTTGGTGCAACAATTTTTACGACCCTTCGGGTCTTTGAGGGGGATCTACAGAGTCCCCTCTCCCATTGGCCAGCCCACTGCGATCGCCTGCACAACACGATCAAACAATTAAATTGGCCACAGCCAAACTGGCAAGCCATTAAAATGGGTGCGACAAAGGTTGCGGAGTTTTACCCAGTTGTTCGTATTACCCTTTTGCACGATGGCCGTGAACTTATCATTGGGCGACAGTTACCCACCGAGTTGGTGACAAAACAGCAACGGGGCATTCAGGCTTGGCTGGCCGCAGATGGCATTTATCGAAGGTCTTTGGCGGATTTTAAAACCGGAAATTATCTTGGTGCATGGCAGGCACTACAAGGGGCGATCGCCCAAGGGGCAGGCGAAGCAATTTTAATCGGTGTCCATGGCGATTGGCTCGAAACAGCCACAGGAAACCTATGGGGATTTGACGGCGAACAATGGTGTACTCCGCCAGCCCAAGGGCTTTTACCGGGCGTAATGCGTGCCCATCTCATGAGTCAATTGCAGCACACTGGCCAATCCATTGTCGAAATCCCCTGGACAAGTGAGCACCTAAAACAGTTTGAGGCGATCGCCTACAGCAATAGCGTTGTCGGTGTAATTCCCCTGACGAATATCAAAAACTCAAGCCTGCCATATGTGTGCGACCCTGACCATGCCGCCGTCCGTGCCCTACAAAAACTCAGCGGTTACAGTAAGAGTCTTTAG